ACAGCGGTTGGCCGTTGACGTCAAAATCGGCAATCGCTTGCTGTCCTTCTTCAGACACCAACCACTGGTGCCACTGGGCCGCTAAATCATGCTTCAAGTGCGGGTGCTGCTCTTCAGAAAGAAGAAGAGTGCCGTACTGATTAAACAGTGCAGTGTCGCCTTCAAACAGTAGCGTTAAGTCTTGCGGATTTTCAAACGCCACCCAGGTCGCACGATCAGTGAACGTGTAGGCGTTCATGCCTGCAGCGGTGTTTAGGGTTGGCCCCATACCGCTACCTAACTCGCGGTACCATGCTCCTTGAGGGGTGATCTCCGCGTCTTCCCATAAGCGCAGTTCGGCGCGGTTGGTACCGCTATCATCCCCTCGGGATGCAAAGGGTGATTCGCTTTCCGCGATACGCACCAACGCCTCGACGACGCTGTCACTACTGCTAATGCCGGCGGGGTCGTCACTTGGCCCGACAACCACAAAGTCGTTATACATCACGTCCTGGCGCTCGCTGGCGTAGCCATCGGCGACAAACTGCTCTTCACCCGTCGTATCATGCACCAGCAAGCTGTCGGCGTCCCCCCGCCGGGCAATCTCAAACGCTTGCCCTGTCCCGACGGCAACCACGCGAACGCTAATGCCCGTGGCGTCGGTGAAGGTCGGAATAATCGCGTCAAATAGCCCTGAGTTCTCAGTCGATGTCGTCGACGCTAGGGTAATGAAATTATCAT
This genomic window from Halomonas sp. TD01 contains:
- a CDS encoding substrate-binding domain-containing protein codes for the protein MKKNTTLATASLLTSGLAGLSWSASLLADDNFITLASTTSTENSGLFDAIIPTFTDATGISVRVVAVGTGQAFEIARRGDADSLLVHDTTGEEQFVADGYASERQDVMYNDFVVVGPSDDPAGISSSDSVVEALVRIAESESPFASRGDDSGTNRAELRLWEDAEITPQGAWYRELGSGMGPTLNTAAGMNAYTFTDRATWVAFENPQDLTLLFEGDTALFNQYGTLLLSEEQHPHLKHDLAAQWHQWLVSEEGQQAIADFDVNGQPLFFPNAQSLSNTQ